The stretch of DNA ATCCCCCGATTTTAAACGACATCGATCCCCACACCCCTGTTCAGACAGGGTCGAGCCATATCGACCGCCCAACAAGGCGGCAAGAGAAGCCCTTATTTCAACTTGCTCATTGCGGTGGAAAGGCGGCGATTACCTTTGCTGGCACCGTCCCGCGAAAGCATGTCGGCCAGAAAACGATTGAACGAAGACCACAGGGCAAGGTGGCGGCCCTTCCCAAAACAAAACCGCCGGAGGTTTCCCCCCGGCGGCTTCGTTACATCAGCAATCCGAACGATGGATCAGCCGACGATTTCTTCGGGCGAGAAGAAGTAGGCGATCTCGACCGCGGCGTTCTCTTCGCTGTCCGAACCGTGGACCGAGTTGGCTTCGATCGATTCGGCCAGTTCCTTGCGGATGGTGCCGGCGTCAGCGTTGGCGGGGTTGGTGGCGCCCATGATGTCGCGGTTGCGCTTCACGGCATCTTCGCCTTCCAGCACCTGCACGACGACGGGGCCCGAGATCATGAACGACACCAGGTCGTTGAAGAAGGGACGCTCGGCGTGGACGGCGTAGAAGCCCTCGGCCTTTTCCTTGGTGAGCTGCAGGCGCTTGGACGCGACGACGCGCAGGCCGGCTTCTTCCAGCATCTTGGTGACGGCGCCGGTCAGGTTGCGGCGGGTGGCGTCGGGCTTGATGATCGAGAAGGTGCGGGTCACCGCCATGGGAAATTCCTTGCGAGGTTGGGCTGTAGAGCGGGCTCGAGAGCCCTGTTGCGCGGCCCCCTAGCCGGGATGCGGCCATTTCGCAAGCGGTGCGGTGATGCTGTGCGACACCGATACAGCAGCGCCAGCCCTCTCCCCCGCCCGGCCACCCATCGGCCGTATCCTGTGGGTGGCCGGGCGGGGGAGAGGGCTGGTGCCGTAAAATCCGGCTCTTTCGCCGGATTTTCAAACAGACACTAACCGCGCGCCACCCAGCGCCCCTCGACATATTCGTGGAAGTGGCGCTCCACACCCTCGCGCTGGCCCAGCATGGTCCAGACGGCGCGGGCCGCGCCGCGCGTCGCCTCTCCGAAGAGCAGCAGGGCGCGGTCGAAGCCTTCGCCCATCTCGCGCCACTGGCCATCGGCCAGCAGGGCGATGCGCGCGCCATTGGCGGGATCGGTCAGATCGGGGGCGATCAGGATGGGCTGGCTGGCATCATGCTCGCCGCCCGCCTCGCCATGGGCAAGGAAGCTGGTCGGGCGCCAGCCCCACAGCGCCTGGGAAATGCGCTGGCGCTGCCCGCCGTCGCCCGCGACCACCAGCATGCGCTGGCCGGCCTTCATCGCGGCGGCGGCGAGCGGCGGCAGGGCGACCAAAGCGTCCCCCTGCCCCACCAGATAGAAATCGACGCGCAGGCTCACCCTTCGGCGGTGTCGCGCACGAAACGGTCGAGCAGGCGCACGCCATAACCGGTCGCGCCCTTGTCCCAGGTGTGGCCCGCCTTGTCGGCCCAGACCATGCCCGCAATGTCGAGATGCGCCCAGGGGGTGCCCTTCTCGATATAGCGCAGCAGGAACTGCGCCGCCGTGATCGAGCCGCCGAACTTGCCGCCGATGTTCTTCATGTCGGCGATGGGGCTGTCGATCATGCGGTCATAGACCGGGCCCATCGGCATGCGCCACAGCTTGTCGCCGGTGGCGGCGCCGGCGGCGGTCAGTTGCGCGGTCAGCGTGTCGTCGTTCGAGAAGATACCGGCGTACTCATGGGCGAGGCTGGCGATGATCGCCCCGGTCAGCGTGGCCAGATCGACCACCAGCTTCGGCTTGAACTCGCGCTGCACGAAGGTCAGCGCGTCGCACAGCACCAGACGGCCCTCGGCATCGGTGTTGATCACCTCGATGGTCTGGCCGCTCATGGAGGTGACCACATCGCCGGGGCGCTGGGCATTGCCGTCGGGCATGTTCTCGACCAGACCGCAGACGCCCACGACATTGGCCTTGGCCTTGCGCAGGGCAAGCGCCAGCATGGTGCCCGCCACGGCGCCCGCGCCGCCCATGTCCCACTTCATGTCTTCCATGCCGGCGGGGGCCTTCAGGCTGATGCCGCCAGTGTCGAAGGTGACGCCCTTGCCGACAAACGCCACGGGAGCCTCGCCAGCCTTGCCGCCGTTCCACTCGATCACCAGCACGCGCGGCGGGCGGACCGAGCCCTGAGCCACGCCCAGCAGCGCGCCCATACCCAGCGACTTGAGTTCAGTCTCCTCCAGCACGCGGACCTTCAGCCCGGTGCCCTCATAGCGGGCCTGAGCGCGCGCCACGAAGCTTTCGGGATAGATCACATTGGCCGGTTCGGTGACCAGCTCGCGGGTGAACTCCACGCCCTGTGCCACGGCGAAGGTCTCGTCCCATGCCGCCTCGGCACCTTCGGGAGCGCCGATGACCTCGACCCTGGTCAGGCTGGCCTTCTTGTCGTCCTTCTGGGTGGTGCGATACTTGTCCCAGCGCCAGGCGCGCAGGCGCACGCCCAGCAGCAGCGCAGCCACTTCGGCGCCCGAGAGATCGGCACCGGCCAGATCGATCGCCACCGCGCTCTCGCCGCTGGTGAGATATTCGGCGGTCAGCGCCGCGCCGGCCTTCTCAAGGCCCGACAGACGGTCGGCGGCGCCCTTGTCGCTAACGCCGAGCAGCACGGCGCGCAGGGTCACATCGCCACGCGCAACAAACCCTTCGAACAGATCGCCCGCCTTGCCGGCAAAACGGTTCGCCCTGGCCCCGGCGGCCAGCAGCGGATCGAGATCGGCGGGCCAGCCCGCCCCCTCGATCAAACGCGCGCGCGTGGTGGCGGAGGACTGGTCGGATGTGGAAAACTGGATCTGCATGACAACTCCATGGCAATCTGTTCGGCGGCAAGCCGCAAGCGGACGGCGGCACGGCGCCGGGGATGTTCCCCCCGGCGCGGCGCCGTCATCGCGGGCAGCGCACCCCGCTTTGCAGAGCGCGCCACGATCAACGCGCATTGCAGTTAGGACGCACCGGTGCGATAGGCAAGCCATGCTTCCCCTCCGGCGTCCCTGCCCTTCTTCCGTGTCCGGCCGGCAAAGCCGCGGTTTTCCGGGTTTTTCGCCCAGCACCATGGCTGTGGCGCTTGGCCTTGCGGCGAATCCCGCCGTGGCTTACGCGCTGCCCACCGGGTCTTTGGGCCAGCCGATCAGCACCGGCGCGGCCATCACGCCCTCCCCGCAGATGGGCACGCAGAACGAACATGCGGAAGCCTCGCCCGAAAAACCCGAAGCCGATCGTCATGTCGATTTCGAGGCCGATGAGGTCGATTATTCCGACGATGACAATCTGGTCACCGCCAAGGGCAACGTCTTCCTGAAGCGTGGCGAGCGGACCATGCGCGCCGATTCGGTGGTGTGGAACCGCGACACCGGCGACATCACCGCCAGCGGCAACATCCGCGCCGTCGATGCCGACGGCAATGAGATGTTTACCGGCGAGATGAGGGTGGATCAGGACATGTCGGTGGGCTTCACCACCAACATGCTGCTGCTGCTGCGCGAAGGCGGGCGCCTGGCCGCCGACAAGGGCGAGCGGCAGCAGGACGGCACCGTCCTGCTCACCCGCGTCAGCTACACCGGCTGCGATGTGGTCAACGGCAAGGGCTGCGCCACCACGCCGAGCTGGCGCATCAACGCCCGCCGCGTGATCTATGACCAGAAGCGCAAGCTGGTGAAGTTCAAGGCGGCGCGTCTGGTGGTCTTCGGGGTGCCGCTGGTGCCGCTGCCCACCGCGATCATCGCGACGGACGGGCGCGCCATCACCGGGCCGCTCATTCCCGATCTGCGCACGACCGCATCGAACGGCATCGAAATCTCGGAAGGCGAATACATCCGTCTGGCCGATGACAAGGATCTGACGCTCAAGGGCTATGTCTTTTCCAAGGTCAACCCGATGCTTCAGGTCAACTATCGCCAGTTGACCGATCTGGGCGCCTTCCAGATGACCGGCTATGTCACGCGCAGCGCGGTGCTGGCCGCCAATGGCACCGGCAGCGGGACGACCGAGCTGCGCGGCTATATCGATGCCAACGGCAAGTTCCAGCTCTCGCCGGAATGGAGCGTGACCTTCTCGGGCCGTCTGGCCAGCGACCGCACCTTCCTGCAGCGCTATTACATCAACAACGACGATCTGCTGCGCTCGACCATCAATGTCGAGCATATCGACAAGAACTCCTATTTCTCGCTCTCGGGCTGGGCTTTCCAGACCCTGCGCACCGATGAGCAGCAGGGCAGCGTGCCCATCGCCCTGCCGGTGCTCGATTATCGCCGCCGCATCGCCGACCCCTGGCTGGGCGGCCAGTTCGAGATCGAGGCCAACACGCTGGCAATCACCCGCACCGCGGGCCAGGACACGCAGCGCGCCTTCACCAGCGCGCAATACAGCCTGCGCCGCACCACGCCGTGGGGCCAGCAGTTCACCTTCACGGGTCTGGCCCGCGCCGACGCTTATCATTCCACCGACAATGCGCTGACCACCACCTCGATCTATCAGGGCCTGCCCGGCTGGCAGACGCGCGGCGTGGTGCTGGGCGCGGTGGACATGACCTGGCCGCTGGTGGGCGAGGCCTTTGGCGGCACGCAGGTCATCACCCCGCATGTTCAGGTGGTGGCCGCGCCCTCCACCCCCAACCTGTCGATCCCGAACGAGGATTCGCGCGCCATCGAGCTGGAGGATGACAACCTCTTCTCGCTCAACCGCTTCCCCGGCCATGACCGGATCGAGGACGGCACCCGCGTGACCTATGGCCTGGAATGGCGGCTGGATGTGCCGCGCTGGAGCATCAACGCCAACATCGGCCAGTCCTATCGCATGACCAGCAAGCCCACCCTGCTGCCTGACGGCACAGGACTGTCGGGCCGCATGTCCGACATCGTGGGCCGCACCGAAATCCGCTATCGCGACCTGTTCAAGATCACCCACCGTTATCGCCTCGACAAGGACACGATGGGCTTCCGCCGCAACGAAATCGACGCGGCTGTGGGCAGCAACCGCACCTATTTCGAGGTGGGTTACGTCAAGCTCAACCGCCATTTCGACAGCGGGATCGAGGATCTGCAGGACAGCACCGAGGCGCGCGCCTCGGTCCGCGCCGCCTTCACCCGTTACTGGTCGGTGTTCGGCTCGGGCATTTTCGACATCAACGACAAGTCGGTGGTCAATGGCGTCACGCTGGACAAGTTCCAGCCGCTGCGCACCCGCGTGGGCCTGTCCTACAATTCGGACTGCCTTGAATTCGACCTGACCTGGCGCCGCGACTATGTGACGATCGGCGACGTCGCCAGGGGCAGCAGCTTCGAGCTGCATTTCAGCCTGAAAAACCTCGGCTTCAGGTAAGGAGGCGGGCCGCGCCGGTTTCCGGGGCCGGGGCCGCCAAATCGGGTGAAAGCCCGATTTCCAAAGCG from Novosphingobium sp. encodes:
- the ndk gene encoding nucleoside-diphosphate kinase, with product MAVTRTFSIIKPDATRRNLTGAVTKMLEEAGLRVVASKRLQLTKEKAEGFYAVHAERPFFNDLVSFMISGPVVVQVLEGEDAVKRNRDIMGATNPANADAGTIRKELAESIEANSVHGSDSEENAAVEIAYFFSPEEIVG
- a CDS encoding DNA polymerase III subunit chi; translated protein: MSLRVDFYLVGQGDALVALPPLAAAAMKAGQRMLVVAGDGGQRQRISQALWGWRPTSFLAHGEAGGEHDASQPILIAPDLTDPANGARIALLADGQWREMGEGFDRALLLFGEATRGAARAVWTMLGQREGVERHFHEYVEGRWVARG
- a CDS encoding leucyl aminopeptidase; this translates as MQIQFSTSDQSSATTRARLIEGAGWPADLDPLLAAGARANRFAGKAGDLFEGFVARGDVTLRAVLLGVSDKGAADRLSGLEKAGAALTAEYLTSGESAVAIDLAGADLSGAEVAALLLGVRLRAWRWDKYRTTQKDDKKASLTRVEVIGAPEGAEAAWDETFAVAQGVEFTRELVTEPANVIYPESFVARAQARYEGTGLKVRVLEETELKSLGMGALLGVAQGSVRPPRVLVIEWNGGKAGEAPVAFVGKGVTFDTGGISLKAPAGMEDMKWDMGGAGAVAGTMLALALRKAKANVVGVCGLVENMPDGNAQRPGDVVTSMSGQTIEVINTDAEGRLVLCDALTFVQREFKPKLVVDLATLTGAIIASLAHEYAGIFSNDDTLTAQLTAAGAATGDKLWRMPMGPVYDRMIDSPIADMKNIGGKFGGSITAAQFLLRYIEKGTPWAHLDIAGMVWADKAGHTWDKGATGYGVRLLDRFVRDTAEG
- the lptD gene encoding LPS assembly protein LptD, yielding MAVALGLAANPAVAYALPTGSLGQPISTGAAITPSPQMGTQNEHAEASPEKPEADRHVDFEADEVDYSDDDNLVTAKGNVFLKRGERTMRADSVVWNRDTGDITASGNIRAVDADGNEMFTGEMRVDQDMSVGFTTNMLLLLREGGRLAADKGERQQDGTVLLTRVSYTGCDVVNGKGCATTPSWRINARRVIYDQKRKLVKFKAARLVVFGVPLVPLPTAIIATDGRAITGPLIPDLRTTASNGIEISEGEYIRLADDKDLTLKGYVFSKVNPMLQVNYRQLTDLGAFQMTGYVTRSAVLAANGTGSGTTELRGYIDANGKFQLSPEWSVTFSGRLASDRTFLQRYYINNDDLLRSTINVEHIDKNSYFSLSGWAFQTLRTDEQQGSVPIALPVLDYRRRIADPWLGGQFEIEANTLAITRTAGQDTQRAFTSAQYSLRRTTPWGQQFTFTGLARADAYHSTDNALTTTSIYQGLPGWQTRGVVLGAVDMTWPLVGEAFGGTQVITPHVQVVAAPSTPNLSIPNEDSRAIELEDDNLFSLNRFPGHDRIEDGTRVTYGLEWRLDVPRWSINANIGQSYRMTSKPTLLPDGTGLSGRMSDIVGRTEIRYRDLFKITHRYRLDKDTMGFRRNEIDAAVGSNRTYFEVGYVKLNRHFDSGIEDLQDSTEARASVRAAFTRYWSVFGSGIFDINDKSVVNGVTLDKFQPLRTRVGLSYNSDCLEFDLTWRRDYVTIGDVARGSSFELHFSLKNLGFR